The Polypterus senegalus isolate Bchr_013 chromosome 9, ASM1683550v1, whole genome shotgun sequence genome includes a window with the following:
- the LOC120536098 gene encoding uncharacterized protein LOC120536098, producing the protein MSLPDVTKKKWKTCQKACGVFFLFIVAFSYIQSSEISSYFQHIYHHWYKSKGHSQYPQAPAVLAHFHERIQATVNSIESVIRLTAIVKLSADLEYRCHIDCNGTMFSNEAQVEAHSSDYSFTYQLVDLLCQNPCALADTLVSVDASALGKEVWSVPAIHICALNDAEPPQDFTACISAFSEYKEAQVIRDIEMYQFLGAEKILIYGGDSFAEMHKQLETLINKGCVEVVDWSAGSFLYESNRQDFKRDLQVAAWIDCFYRNLHRSRKLALSDSQEISLYSKNSAWTKMLHFLIKKNFTLNDFNFQDREKCTVFSSEMECPGGEQEEKCGCHSSKQLQGMNSTFAYITLSTEPGAEEQLSPLAQCFAMKPPQETVTFVGMTIKEKEILPTLVTPVKDAQAFVLSAFYDDRQNQNRIRIIGIAKRDHYGNQGGKLYCHVQCEDGVHVEPISAEVHNDHFSFPYGATTFVCTNPCSSAALSNVTVSTSSDGTSPGVTLIIQNTKDSRPPEPQQEFTVCTSTMFNKFSNVLQLLQSLEMYRLLGAGKVVIYKTSCSDQVQEVLDYYVKEGFVQMFDWTANLYLTVSKSWSFALDKADLHYQGQIVALNDCLYRHMYSSRHLVFIDQDEIIVPYKHDNWRDLIDYLGKMTPGANIFRFSNRVFPTDTYGKDPNAIQWNDVPGVNIMQYVNRETELESYDPKKMILDPRIVYKTSVHLPLDHFGSEKDVDEQDALMFHFKEHKVISEPWKDLRLSHYEAQLRLNVNKVLSQTLRRSYPLVVTPVDGADVFIISAFCDDRKLYQLSHDVIHIIGIVKRDQFENQHTALHCHIECESVVLHRHVHVQLHDDHHDFPYGTADFLCQNPCGSAAFIRVAVSTSDVSSSSDVYLNVHNSKVTQSTQPQRNFTVCISAMAENNDNVLQLVQSIEMYRRLGAEKVFIYKTNCSAEVQKVLDYYTAEGFLVVFNWTVDSYLKSSEILNHGQDTALHDCLYRNMYASRYLVINDIGEIILPYRHDNWQDLLDSLQSQNSRHRIFMFSSRIFHRNDSPEISGVSEWQNIPGVNIFQYVYREKEVQKSESKKIILDPQSVPGVFIPHFLERTEEVKEVDEDDAVLFLCEDRTANSMVINDSRIAYFDYKLKEKVNTVLNGVI; encoded by the exons ATGTCCTTGCCAGATGTGACTAAGAAGAAGTGGAAAACCTGCCAAAAGGCTTGCGgggtcttctttctttttattgttgcGTTTTCTTACATACAATCTTCAGAGATTTCATCTTACTTCCAACACATTTATCATCATTGGTATAAGTCAAAAGGCCATTCACAATACCCCCAAGCTCCAGCAGTGTTGGCCCATTTTCATGAAAGGATTCAAGCAACGGTCAACTCCATTGAAAGTGTTATTCGACTTACGGCCATTGTGAAGCTGAGTGCAGATTTGGAGTACCGTTGCCATATTGATTGTAATGGCACCATGTTCTCTAATGAAGCCCAGGTGGAAGCTCACTCCTCAGATTACAGTTTCACTTACCAGTTGGTGGACCTACTCTGCCAGAACCCATGCGCCTTGGCTGACACTTTAGTAAGCGTTGACGCTAGTGCACTAGGTAAGGAGGTGTGGTCTGTTCCTGCTATTCACATCTGTGCTCTCAATGACGCAGAACCTCCTCAGGACTTCACCGCATGTATTTCAGCATTTAGTGAGTATAAGGAAGCACAGGTCATTCGAGACATTGAGATGTACCAGTTCCTGGGAGCtgaaaaaatcttaatttatggaGGTGACTCCTTTGCAGAGATGCACAAGCAGCTGGAAACATTAATTAATAAAGGATGTGTGGAAGTTGTGGACTGGAGTGCTGGTTCTTTTCTTTATGAATCCAATAGGCAGGACttcaaaagagatttacaggtcGCTGCTTGGATAGATTGCTTTTATAGAAACCTGCACAGGAGCAGAAAGTTGGCTCTGTCTGACTCACAGGAAATCAGTCTTTACAGTAAGAACAGTGCCTGGACGAAAATGCTACATTTCCTCATAAAGAAGAATTTCACCCTCAATGACTTCAACTTTCAGGACCGCGAGAAATGTACAGTGTTCTCTTCAGAGATGGAGTGTCCAGGAGGAGAACAAGAAGAGAAGTGCGGCTGCCACTCCAGCAAGCAACTTCAAGGAATGAACTCCACCTTTGCCTACATTACTCTAAGCACGGAACCTGGCGCTGAAGAACAGCTATCTCCTTTGGCTCAGTGTTTTGCCATGAAGCCCCCCCAGGAGACGGTGACGTTTGTTGGGATGACAATTAAAGAGAAAG AGATATTACCCACATTGGTCACTCCAGTTAAGGATGCCCAAGCTTTtgttctttcagcattttatgatGACCGACAGAACCAGAACCGTATTCGAATTATTGGAATTGCAAAGCGAGATCACTACGGAAACCAGGGAGGAAAGCTCTATTGCCACGTGCAGTGTGAAGATGGTGTTCACGTCGAGCCCATTTCAGCTGAAGTGCACAACGATCATTTCTCCTTTCCTTACGGGGCAACAACATTTGTCTGTACAAACCCATGCAGTTCAGCAGCTCTGTCCAATGTGACTGTGAGCACAAGTAGTGATGGCACATCACCAGGGGTCACACTAATAATTCAAAACACAAAGGACTCTCGACCCCCTGAGCCCCAGCAGGAATTCACCGTCTGCACTTCCACAATGTTTAATAAGTTCAGTAATGTCCTGCAGCTCCTCCAGTCTCTAGAGATGTACCGACTGCTAGGGGCCGGAAAGGTGGTCATCTACAAGACGAGCTGCTCTGACCAGGTACAGGAGGTGCTGGACTACTACGTCAAAGAAGGGTTTGTCCAGATGTTTGACTGGACAGCAAATTTGTACCTTACAGTATCTAAAAGCTGGAGTTTTGCTCTGGACAAGGCAGACTTGCACTATCAGGGCCAGATTGTTGCACTAAATGACTGTTTGTATAGGCACATGTACTCCAGCAGGCATCTGGTTTTTATTGACCAGGATGAGATCATTGTACCCTATAAACATGACAACTGGAGAGACCTGATAGATTATCTAGGGAAGATGACACCTGGTGCCAACATCTTCAGGTTCTCAAACCGCGTATTTCCAACTGATACGTATGGCAAAGACCCTAATGCCATTCAATGGAATGATGTCCCAGGAGTCAATATTATGCAATATGTCAACAGGGAGACAGAATTAGAAAGCTATGACCCAAAAAAGATGATCCTTGATCCCAGAATTGTCTACAAAACCTCTGTTCATTTACCGCTGGATCATTTTGGAAGTGAGAAAGACGTTGACGAGCAGGATGCCCTGATGTTCCATTTTAAAGAGCACAAAGTGATCTCAGAACCATGGAAAGACTTGAGGCTCTCACATTATGAAGCTCAGCTCAGACTAAATGTCAATAAAGTTTTAAGCCAGACTCTAAGAAG GTCTTACCCTCTTGTGGTCACACCTGTGGATGGTGCCGACGTCTTCATTATTTCTGCCTTTTGTGATGACAGAAAATTGTACCAGCTGTCACATGATGTGATCCACATTATTGGAATTGTAAAGCGGGATCAGTTTGAAAATCAGCACACGGCACTTCACTGTCACATTGAGTGTGAAAGTGTTGTTCTTCACCGTCATGTTCATGTTCAGCTCCACGATGATCACCATGACTTTCCATATGGTACAGCAGACTTCCTCTGCCAAAACCCATGTGGCTCCGCTGCTTTCATCCGAGTGGCAGTGAGTACCAGTGATGTAAGCAGCTCATCTGATGTCTATTTGAATGTCCACAATTCAAAGGTCACCCAATCCACCCAACCTCAAAGGAACTTCACTGTGTGTATTTCAGCAATGGCCGAAAATAACGACAACGTGTTGCAGCTTGTCCAGTCCATTGAGATGTACCGCCGCTTGGGGGCTGAGAAGGTCTTCATATACAAAACTAACTGCTCTGCTGAGGTACAAAAGGTGCTGGATTACTACACAGCAGAGGGATTTTTGGTTGTCTTCAACTGGACTGTGGACTCCTATTTAAAATCATCTGAGATACTAAACCACGGACAAGATACGGCCCTCCATGATTGTCTCTACAGAAACATGTACGCCAGCAGGTACCTGGTTATAAATGATATCGGGGAAATAATTCTTCCTTACAGGCATGATAACTGGCAGGATCTGCTCGACTCCCTCCAAAGTCAGAACTCCAGGCAcagaatttttatgttttcaagtCGCATCTTTCACCGTAATGACAGCCCGGAGATTTCAGGTGTTTCTGAATGGCAAAATATCCCTGGTGTGAACATTTTTCAGTATGTCTACAGAGAGAAAGAGGTACAAAAGTCTGAGTCTAAGAAGATAATTTTAGACCCACAATCAGTGCCAGGGGTGTTTATTCCACACTTCCTGGAACGTACTGAAGAGGTGAAGGAGGTGGATGAAGATGATGCTGTGTTATTCCTCTGTGAAGATCGTACAGCCAACTCAATGGTGATAAATGACTCAAGAATAGCATATTTTGATTACAAACTGAAAGAAAAGGTGAACACAGTGCTTAATGGTGTCATTTAA